The following coding sequences are from one Lolium rigidum isolate FL_2022 chromosome 6, APGP_CSIRO_Lrig_0.1, whole genome shotgun sequence window:
- the LOC124668352 gene encoding uncharacterized protein LOC124668352 — protein sequence MFEGVVSQVLAGLLGRYVKGIQKEQLKIGIWNEEILLENVELILEAFDYLQLPFALKTGRIGKLSIKIPWKKLGWDPIIIVIEDVFVCACPREDSEWGSESLDKRELAGKLAKLNAIELAKFSRRVTDNQTGQSLLSYMSAKILDNIQVSIRNVHIIYAESHKDQGGFIFGLEFSSLSIQTDTQKQSFAMSLMARSRQDEVNKKINISNVGIYCHQLEEQHDLYDVGALTEAHSNSSLGLAHPRDDYLINPFCVSVSVLANNSGKRDGASQYDMTAELTALVLSIDEIQLQQILNLCDHFTICALRKKYGRYRPPESFLSKSHKGWQKRWWQYALESITADVRRKLEKTSWRFLGQRLGNRRKYVNLYRTKLELLQKGQPVSNDILQKLEILDKDCDIDDIVNYRTIAEQQLQELSAKSTKDNFPSPGSPRTDEQLAGAGRGWLNWLSLGMLGAGGTADTSSFAGVVSEDIIKDIYEGTEFHPVSSAENQLTKENYYSLKLSIPQILTTVTFKRFGMKLIDAMFSGLGTEYKIWDDSATILAWLDSLEITNPANKSKILLAEKCSTVDGLGTPVISVQLDFPKSNESSEASTRVVVQEFNAIYEPEFFFNLLHIYKIFSSFQFQHDRVLSSLNRFDNFGTRLLSKLKYMSGNQKKHLWDLRIHHFVFRLPSQDCGREELTMVFEAEDVSVRSKDTVEEESQAQANCFLDYISKKTSTYFSDSLLPGLQLDDLYNHFEVSLTGFKVKVSMAGRHDKTSTLVKLDASIVFRLCIFLDEPMLKQLEVASLVPSADIYFSQTMYSAIINVSTYLKESNLVGINTSDDTKTGGPEKPASNMSASLKLDKLSVIIDLEDDGKECSFITVGVGDIDIRYAMWELPELWVITKMVEITSTDLKNKSSLDVLCSSGNSRTTTNMTGRPESSATEACLKLHYRSHKYNEQVHHVYQLNLNDVDLHVHPSVVGQINKFLRSLDALSPAGNVVVSPALDHSSMKSKATTSKFPKLSLSNFCPAESTSYGGVSVDHFPFLRADIISDFGCLETQGVQALDIASSKSKQCDESSGLNGHCGSELASSILCKTEHSNCSSISPNATNNVSATILDLSLVSVRVHFHESCGILATLTVPESIATLSLADTNSWDLLLSAKDIMLASSWTSPSINEQLWSTYSHGNANVLNIHVKKDLSALSTEVCIATQNVCCVLPSKLLAMFIGYFLLDDWNPVVEQHHSVASKNKCSGELHDSITYKFEICDCVILFPVENQEIFCIKLGVPYFFCEFIATGISAEFVKRIPKEFFSSECMLSSRADVISLCSRNASISLVFLNEQRNIILKFDEDMPTRIHSLVEKLDAGIWIQVPCKELSCSEQPLLPTFIMSKISKCNLIAEDLYFMDGLEAVFRITDELSSIVKESRMYKGNARQFLECGSSNEESVESNEPTNITIFAKDLMILFGHSKDKDLPLEKVATANLEFGISAVMVGENPERVDMDIVSLALQSSGGHTLVSIVSDGPSSPVLIKFMKHLAGRDEILIAVPLFETWLYLVDWDIIINHFHSYIRKEDNSLDAGHPAALPHFSDSATSSFLASDFSSQDNSYLVVTCENIAVVVHVPIWEKEQNQTNNYTGVDGSSGSNSMHCTDDTQCIEPRGCKFITLTVESKHLVVMFGESWAKFKCDLDRGEVILEMIQVDKGASVPFMHISKIKVSGYIDQSKMKSPHLSVDLQAEYMDVSFSHQIFSFWRSMELRFPKSSSSASSFCSVTFKAGLRKGSLLLNDGRWSSHGPVIETLVKNLLLQFSQMRDGTEVSVSVDFLINYNNIDKVMWEPFIEPSSIQLNVLQKCADDALDVSPSTEVLLNSSKQLNVNISEPLIEAILRLSEMITDSLNPSSGGGLREDPGILRLSRDVHTRRYAPYILSNDTSLPFSFKVYRGAVNSDDIDSFSVVDENSVPAGYSVPIYVEETLDEFFFQHREARSSEHLIEKWMSAVSHYMISIEFDGTSGSSKPISIDLVGIYFFEVNFSSSKKPVICEESLEAFGSNRKGSHHDGLIVPVVLDVSLQNYSKLVRVYSTVILNNATSMPLELRFDIPFGVSSKVIGPILPNKEIPLPVHLSEAGQIRWHPVGRTYLWSETHSLSSLLSRESRVGFMKSSVCYPSHPSNDPFRCCVSVEEYTVPSSSSSQRGQYCTDHLNAQPNLGNPASKASKQTSTRIHFIRQVRLSTPLLIKNYLPVCISLTIDNGGVAHQVSLKEVGTASIYFVDPSNDLGITFHIQDYRSLAIKFPRVESFSTGTTSNGLQFSSTETIAFYSNASKCPFNVTLEKATDARSGARELYLSVPFLLYNCTDLLLTVTESSYERSGSTLVIPCNFELDGHTRHVLGKNGLSLVSEDPSMQGFADKIPKLDFIDGRSSHSNRRAINSSEHAQKECDKDAKAYMFAPAGHTPATELLVKLNASVPNSGTEANRRDWSSPFLLVPASGSTSLTIPQSSTSSAFLVAVTSVPVSTELFGRTKAVAFQPRYVICNACTNDLFYKQKGTRFSKHLSSGQHSFLHWADTARELLVSIRFDGPGWQWSGSFFPDHLGDAQVKMRNSASGVSNMVRVEVQNADIDIHNNKIAGRNNSTTGTILILLSDDKTGFVPYRIDNFSLEKLRIYQQRCESIETIVYPYTSCQYAWDEPCYPHRLTVEVPGERSLGTYNLDVLSDDVHVSLPSTPEKAERKFGISVHAEGAIKVLSIIDSNCHNMDTKETGFLGSREPKDDQKQEIELNLTEVIRIHLPFMGISLISSSPQELLFASAKDMRIVAMQSLDQQRFTVDIQSMQIDNQFSDSPYPVTLLFDGSHKGKSVNFLKGIDTKLKSQNESKNSSNTLEPVLQFAAVKWRTRDASFVSYQRINISVAPFCLELEERLVLSMIDFFRSVSSRVHFGQLDKSVDSNILYGGADIFGEYEKISKNLSDKPQSSYTVDAYQDSGLLPSVIPIGAPWQQIHLLARKQKKVYIELFELTPVKLTFSFTSTPWLSRNEGGSASSTSFNNSTAIQRGLMALIDVEGVPVHLGEIMVENLMASWQSIQDILVRHYSRQLLHELYKVFGSAGVIGNPMGFARNVGFGLKDFMSASRKGKLQSPVDLLNGIAQGSKNLIGNTVYAVSSATSHFSKTAYKGLVAFTYDEQAASKLDERERQLGLHGEGVLNGFLEGLTGLLQSPIRGAEKHGLPGVISGIAMGTAGLVARPMASILEATGRTAQSIRNRSNPHESNRLRVRFSRPVARDRPLFPYSWEEAIGVSLLLQADGGRLKDETFVMCKTVREPGKFLVLTEKLLLLVSSRYLVDLGSPQFAGVPPDPQWVIETEMNLKSIVHLDRAQEVVNIVGSNGETSPRDKRGRSRDIPRSSAFIPLFHFSVELPNIEDAEGTLQFLTALIEKGKARRWDKNILHRSNIS from the exons atgttcgAGGGGGTGGTGAGCCAGGTGCTCGCCGGCCTGCTCGGCCGCTACGTCAAGGGCATCCAGAAGGAGCAGCTCAAGATCGGCATCTGGAACG agGAAATCCTACTGGAAAACGTAGAGCTCATTCTGGAAGCCTTCGACTACCTGCAGCTGCCGTTCGCGCTTAAGACTG GACGAATTGGGAAGCTAAGCATAAAGATTCCGTGGAAGAAACTCGGGTGGGACCCTATCATTATCGTCATCGAGGATGTGTTTGTGTGTGCGTGTCCACGGGAGGATTCCGAG TGGGGATCCGAGTCTCTTGATAAGAGGGAACTGGCGGGGAAATTGGCTAAACTTAATgcgatagagcttgctaaattttccAGAAGAGTCACAG ATAACCAAACGGGACAATCACTTCTATCTTACATGTCAGCAAAG ATACTGGACAACATCCAAGTTTCCATACGAAATGTTCACATCATATATGCTGAATCCCACAAAGATCAG GGGGGCTTCATATTTGGTTTGGAATTCAGCAGTCTGTCAATACAAACAGATACGCAGAAGCAAAGCTTTGCCAT GTCATTGATGGCTAGGTCCAGACAAGATGAAGtaaacaagaaaataaacatatCGAATGTTGGCATTTACTGTCATCAGTTAGAAGAACAGCATGATCTATATGATGTTGGTGCTCTTACTGAAGCTCATTCTAATTCCAGTCTTGGGTTGGCCCACCCAAGAGATGATTATCTTATAAATCCATTTTGTGTGTCCGTGTCTGTGCTT GCCAACAACTCTGGAAAGCGTGATGGTGCGTCTCAGTATGACATGACTGCAGAACTAACTGCTTTG GTTCTATCAATTGATGAAATCCAGCTTCAGCAAATTTTGAATCTTTGTGATCACTTCACCATCTGTGCTCTGCGGAAAAA ATATGGACGTTACCGTCCGCCTGAGAGCTTTTTATCTAAGAGCCATAAAGGTTGGCAAAAAAGGTGGTGGCAGTATGCCCTGGAATCTATTACAGCAGATGTTCGCAGAAAATTGGAGAAAACTTCTTGGAGGTTCTTGGGACAGCGACT GGGAAACCGTCGGAAATATGTCAATCTGTACCGAACGAAATTGGAGCTATTGCAGAAAGGACAG CCTGTAAGTAATGACATTCTACAAAAGCTGGAAATTCTGGACAAAGATTGTGATATAGATGATATAGTTAACTACAGAACAATTGCGGAGCAACAACTACAG GAGTTGTCTGCAAAATCTACAAAAGACAACTTTCCTAGTCCAGGAAGTCCTCGAACCGATGAGCAGTTAGCTGGGGCAGGCCGAGGATGGTTAAACTGGCTTTCTCTTGGAATGCTTGGTGCTGGTGGAACAGCTGACACTAGTTCATTTGCTGGCGTTGTTTCAGAAGACATTATTAAG GATATATACGAGGGGACGGAATTTCATCCTGTTTCTTCTGCTGAAAATCAGTTGACAAAAGAAAACTACTACTCTTTGAAATTATCTATTCCTCAGATACTTACTACTGTCACCTTCAA GAGGTTTGGCATGAAGCTTATTGATGCAATGTTTAGTGGGCTTGGGACTGAATATAAAATATGGGATGATTCAGCAACTATCCTTGCCTGGCTTGATTCACTTGAGATTACTAACCCGGCTAATAAAAGTAAAATCTTGCTGGCTGAAAAG TGTAGCACTGTTGATGGTTTGGGAACACCTGTTATCAGTGTTCAACTTGACTTTCCGAAGTCAAATGAAAGCTCAGAAGCTTCAACACGG GTTGTTGTCCAGGAATTCAATGCCATCTACGAACCAGAATTCTTCTtcaatcttctgcacatctataaGATTTTTTCATCTTTCCAATTTCAGCACGATAGG GTGCTTTCTTCACTAAATCGTTTTGATAATTTTGGAACAAGACTTCTCTCCAAACTAAA GTACATGTCTGGGAACCAAAAGAAACATCTTTGGGATTTGAGGATTCACCACTTCGTGTTTAGGCTACCATCACAAGATTGTGGAAGAGAAGAACTTACTATG GTTTTTGAGGCTGAAGATGTATCCGTGCGATCCAAAGATACAGTTGAGGAGGAATCTCAGGCGCAAGCCAATTGTTTTCTTGATTACATATCAAAGAAAACATCTACTTATTTTTCTGACAGCCTGCTTCCTGGCTTACAGTTGGATGACCTATATAATCATTTTGAGGTTAGCCTCACTGGATTCAAG GTGAAGGTGTCAATGGCTGGTAGACATGATAAAACCTCCACATTGGTCAAACTGGATGCTTCTATTGTTTTTAGATTGTGCATATTCTTGGATGAACCGATGCTGAAACAATTGGAG GTTGCTTCTCTTGTTCCATCTGCCGATATCTATTTTTCTCAGACAATGTACAGCGCTATTATTAATGTGTCTACCTATCTGAAAGAAAGTAACCTAGTTGGAATCAACACTTCTGATGATACCAAGACCGGTGGACCCGAGAAACCTGCCTCAAATATGTCTGCTTCTCTCAAGCTGGACAAATTGAGTGTAATTATTGACCTTGAAGACGATGGCAAGGAATGTTCATTCATCACTGTTGGTGTTGGAGATATTGATATCAG GTATGCTATGTGGGAATTACCAGAACTCTGGGTCATCACCAAGATGGTTGAAATTACGTCCACTGATCTGAAGAACAAATCGAGCttggatgtgctatgttcatcaggcAACTCTAGAACTACTACTAACATGACAGGACGTCCTGAAAGTTCTGCTACTGAAGCTTGCTTAAAGTTGCACTACAGAAGTCATAAATATAATGAACAAGTTCATCATGTATACCAGCTGAACTTAAATGATGTTGATCTGCATGTCCATCCTTCTGTAGTCGGCCAGATAAACAAGTTTTTGAGAAGTCTTGATGCACTATCTCCAGCTGGCAATGTTGTTGTGTCCCCAGCATTGGACCACAGTTCCATGAAATCTAAAGCAACCACTTCCAAATTTCCGAAGCTTTCCTTGTCAAATTTCTGTCCAGCTGAGAGCACATCATATGGTGGAGTTTCTGTTGATCACTTCCCTTTTTTACGTGCTGATATCATATCCGATTTTGGATGTTTAGAAACTCAAGGTGTTCAGGCCTTAGATATTGCATCTTCAAAGAGTAAACAGTGTGATGAGAGTTCAGGTTTAAATGGCCACTGTGGATCAGAGCTTGCAAGCAGCATACTGTGTAAAACTGAGCATTCTAACTGTTCATCCATATCCCCAAATGCTACCAATAATGTCAGCGCAACTATTCTGGATCTATCACTTGTTTCAGTTAGAGTGCATTTCCATGAATCATGTGGTATTTTAGCAACACTAACTGTTCCTGAGTCTATAGCAACACTGTCACTGGCAGACACAAACTCATGGGACCTATTGTTGTCTGCTAAAGATATAATGCTTGCTTCATCGTGGACATCACCAAGTATTAATGAGCAACTCTGGAGTACTTATTCACATGGTAATGCTAATGTACTCAACATACATGTTAAAAAGGATTTATCTGCACTCTCAACTGAAGTATGTATTGCAACCCAAAATGTTTGCTGCGTATTGCCATCAAAGTTGCTGGCGATGTTTATTGGATATTTTCTATTGGATGATTGGAATCCTGTGGTGGAACAGCATCACTCTGTGGCAAGTAAAAATAAGTGTTCTGGAGAATTGCATGACAGTATCACCTACAAATTTGAGATATGTGATTGTGTTATACTTTTTCCTGTCGAAAATCAAGAGATTTTTTGTATAAAGCTTGGTGTTCCATATTTTTTCTGTGAGTTCATTGCAACTGGAATCTCAGCAGAATTTGTCAAGCGTATTCCCAAAGAATTCTTCAGTTCAGAGTGTATGCTCTCCAGTAGAGCTGATGTCATCAGCCTATGTTCAAGAAATGCATCCATATCGCTTGTATTCCTGAACGAGCAAAGAAATATTATCCTGAAGTTTGATGAGGACATGCCTACCAGAATCCATTCTCTTGTAGAAAAGCTTGATGCTGGTATATGGATTCAAGTTCCTTGCAAAGAACTATCCTGCTCTGAGCAGCCTTTGTTGCCCACATTCATCATGAGCAAAATATCAAAATGCAACTTAATTGCTGAAG ATCTGTATTTTATGGATGGGCTGGAGGCAGTTTTTCGTATCACTGATGAGTTAAGTTCAATCGTCAAAGAAAGTAGAATGTACAAAGGCAATGCCCGGCAATTTTTAGAATGTGGAAGTTCCAATGAGGAGAGCGTTGAATCTAATGAGCCTACTAATATCACTATTTTTGCCAAGGATCTGATGATTCTCTTTGGTCACTCAAAAGATAAAGATTTACCATTGGAGAAGGTTGCCACTGCAAACCTTGAGTTTGGTATTTCTGCTGTAATGGTTGGTGAAAACCCCGAGCGTGTTGACATGGATATTGTCTCTTTAGCTCTGCAATCATCTGGTGGTCACACTCTTGTCTCCATAGTTTCTGATGGGCCATCTTCTCCTGTTCTAATTAAGTTTATGAAGCATCTTGCTGGGCGAGACGAGATATTAATTGCTGTACCTCTTTTCGAGACCTGGTTATATTTAGTTGATTGGGATATCATTATCAACCATTTTCATTCCTACATAAGAAAGGAAGATAACAGTCTGGATGCGGGGCATCCAGCAGCTTTGCCTCATTTTTCAGACTCTGCAACGTCATCATTTCTTGCATCAGATTTTAGTTCGCAAGACAACTCTTACTTGGTGGTAACATGTGAAAATATTGCTGTTGTCGTTCATGTACCTATCTGGGAGAAAGAACAAAATCAGACAAACAATTATACAGGGGTTGATGGGAGTTCTGGTTCTAATTCAATGCACTGTACAGATGATACTCAATGCATTGAACCAAGAGGTTGCAAGTTTATCACCTTAACTGTTGAGAGTAAACATTTGGTGGTAATGTTCGGTGAAAGTTGGGCGAAATTCAAATGTGATTTAGATAGAGGAGAAGTAATATTGGAGATGATTCAAGTGGACAAGGGTGCCTCTGTTCCGTTCATGCATATCTCTAAGATTAAAGTTAGTGGTTATATTGATCAATCAAAAATGAAATCACCACACCTTTCCGTTGATctacaagcagaatacatggatgTTAGTTTTTCGCACCAAATATTTAGTTTCTGGCGCAGTATGGAACTCAGATTTCCTAAATCGTCATCATCGGCTTCTTCGTTTTGTTCTGTGACGTTCAAGGCGGGGTTAAGAAAAGGTTCTCTCCTGCTAAATGATGGAAGG TGGAGTAGTCACGGGCCTGTTATAGAAACCTTGGTGAAGAACCTGTTACTGCAATTTAGTCAAATGCGTGATGGAACGGAAGTTTCTGTTTCTGTTGATTTTTTAATAAATTACAACAATATTGACAAG GTTATGTGGGAGCCTTTTATAGAGCCCTCAAGCATTCAGTTAAATGTACTTCAAAAATGTGCTGATGATGCACTGGATGTATCTCCCAGTACCGAGGTGTTGCTGAATTCAAGCAAGCAGCTTAATGTAAATATATCAGAACCCTTGATCGAG GCTATCCTCAGACTTAGTGAGATGATTACAGATTCTCTTAATCCAAGTAGTGGTGGGGGTCTTCGAGAAGATCCTGGAATCCTGAGATTAAGCCGTGATGTGCACACACGAAGATATGCGCCATATATTCTCTCAAATGACACATCATTGCCATTTAGTTTCAAGGTGTATCGTGGTGCTGTTAATTCAGATGACATTGATAGTTTCTCTGTAGTAGATGAAAATTCTGTGCCAGCAGGATATTCTGTCCCAATTTATGTTGAAGAAACTCTAGATGAATtcttcttccagcacagggaagCACGATCTTCTGAACACCTCATTGAGAAATGGATGAGTGCAGTCTCACACTATATGATTTCCATTGAGTTTGACGGAACTTCCGGGTCCTCTAAGCCAATTTCGATTGACCTTGTGGGCATTTACTTCTTTGAAGTAAACTTCTCTTCGAGTAAGAAGCCAGTTATTTGTGAAGAAAGCTTGGAAGCATTTGGATCCAATAGAAAGGGTAGTCATCATGATGGATTAATTGTGCCTGTCGTACTTGATGTTTCCTTACAGAATTATAGCAAACTCGTACGCGTTTACTCGACG GTCATACTAAACAATGCAACATCAATGCCCCTTGAGTTGCGGTTTGATATACCATTTGGTGTTTCTTCAAAG GTAATCGGGCCGATTCTTCCAAACAAAGAGATTCCCCTGCCGGTTCATTTGTCTGAGGCTGGTCAGATTAGGTGGCATCCTGTCGGCAGAACTTATTTGTGGAGTGAAACTCACTCCTTATCAAGTTTACTTTCACGTGAAAGCAGGGTCGGGTTTATGAAATCGTCTGTGTGCTATCCTTCTCACCCTAGTAACGATCCATTTCGCTGCTGTGTATCTGTTGAAGAGTACACTGTCCCTTCATCTAGTAGTTCCCAGAGAGGTCAGTACTGCACTGACCATTTGAATGCACAACCAAATCTCGGAAATCCTGCTTCAAAGGCTTCTAAACAGACATCGACAAGGATACATTTTATCCGGCAAGTCAGACTTAGTACGCCTCTTCTCATAAAGAATTATCTCCCTGTGTGCATATCTTTGACAATAGATAATGGTGGGGTTGCGCATCAGGTTTCACTTAAGGAG GTCGGCACTGCCTCTATTTATTTTGTTGACCCCTCCAACGATCTTGGaatcacatttcatattcaaGATTACAGGTCCTTGGCCATAAAGTTTCCCCGTGTGGAATCATTTTCTACTGGAACCACATCAAATGGCTTACAATTTTCCTCAACAGAGACGATTGCATTCTACTCAAATGCCTCAAAAT GTCCTTTCAATGTTACACTGGAGAAAGCAACAGATGCTCGTTCTGGTGCAAGAGAGCTGTACCTTTCTGTGCCATTTCTGTTGTACAATTGCACAGATCTCTTGCTTACAGTCACAGAAAGCAGCTATGAGAGGAGCGGGTCCACCCTTGTTATCCCTTGTAATTTTGAGTTAGATGGGCACACTCGACATGTGCTTGGAAAAAATGGCCTTTCTCTTGTTTCAGAAGACCCATCCATGCA AGGCTTTGCAGATAAAATCCCAAAGTTGGATTTTATTGATGGACGCAGCTCTCATTCCAACAGAAGAGCTATAAATAGCAGTGAGCATGCGCAGAAAGAATGTGACAAAGATGCTAAAGCTTATATGTTTGCTCCTGCTGGACATACACCTGCAACTGAACTCTTGGTTAAGCTGAATGCATCTGTACCTAATAGCGGAACTGAAGCAAATCGACGAGATTGGTCGAGTCCATTTCTCCTTGTCCCTGCCAGTGGTTCAACGAGTCTCACTATTCCACAATCATCTACTTCTAGTGCCTTTTTAGTTGCTGTAACTTCTGTACCTGTTTCAACAGAACTCTTTGGGAGAACAAAGGCTGTCGCTTTCCAGCCAAG GTATGTGATTTGTAATGCCTGCACCAATGATCTGTTCTATAAACAAAAGGGAACAAGATTTTCTAAGCATTTAAGTTCTGGGCAACACTCTTTTCTTCACTGGGCTGATACAGCCAG AGAGTTGCTTGTCTCGATTCGATTTGATGGGCCGGGATGGCAATGGTCTGGTAGTTTTTTCCCTGACCACCTGGGAGATGCTCAAGTGAAAATGAGGAATAGTGCCTCAGGTGTGTCAAACATGGTTCGAGTGGAAGTACAAAATGCTGATATAGACATACACAACAACAAAATTGCTGGAAGAAATAACAGCACCACCGGTACAATACTGATTCTGCTGTCTGATGACAAGACTGGTTTCGTACCTTACAGGATTGACAACTTTTCTCTCGAG AAATTGCGGATATATCAGCAGAGATGTGAATCTATTGAAACAATCGTATATCCTTACACGTCTTGTCAATATGCCTGGGATGAACCTTGCTATCCTCATCGTCTTACTGTTGAG GTTCCTGGGGAACGGAGTTTGGGTACATATAATCTGGATGTTCTCAGTGATGATGTTCATGTGTCCCTACCTTCCACGCCTGAG AAAGCCGAAAGAAAATTCGGCATCTCGGTGCATGCAGAGGGAGCAATAAAG GTGCTCAGTATTATTGATTCGAACTGTCACAATATGGACACAAAAGAAACAGGTTTTCTTGGATCAAGGGAACCAAAAGATGATCAGAAACAGGAGATTGAGTTGAACCTCACTGAAGTTATCAGAATACACTTACCATTCATGGGGATATCCTTGATAAGCTCTTCTCCTCAG GAATTGTTGTTTGCTTCTGCCAAGGATATGAGAATTGTTGCCATGCAGAGCTTAGATCAGCAGCGATTCACAGTTGATATTCAAAGTATGCAAATTGATAATCAGTTCTCTGACAGCCCATACCCTGTCACGCTGTTATTTGATGGAAGTCATAAGGGGAAGTCTGTTAATTTTCTGAAGGGTATAGACACCAAGTTGAAATCCCAAAATGAGAGTAAAAATTCTTCTAATACCCTAGAACCCGTGCTGCAGTTTGCTGCAGTTAAATGGAGAACTAGAGATGCATCATTTGTTTCGTACCAACGTATAAACATAAG TGTAGCACCTTTCTGCCTAGAACTTGAAGAACGACTTGTCCTGAGCATGATTGACTTTTTTAGATCCGTTTCCTCTAGAGTACATTTTGGTCAGTTGGATAAAAGTGTAGACTCCAATATTTTATATGGTGGTGCTGATATTTTTGGTGAATACGAGAAAATTTCAAAGAACTTATCAGACAAGCCTCAAAGCTCCTACACGGTGGACGCTTATCAAGACAGTGGACTGCTGCCTTCTGTTATCCCGATTGGTGCACCATGGCAACAGATACACCTATTAGCCAGGAAACAGAAGAAAGTATATATTGAATTGTTTGAGTTGACTCCTGTCAAGTTAACGTTCAG TTTTACTAGCACTCCATGGCTCAGTAGGAATGAAGGTGGTTCAGCCTCCAGCACAAGCTTCAATAACAGTACTGCTATTCAG AGAGGCCTTATGGCCCTCATTGATGTCGAAGGAGTACCAGTTCATCTAGGAGAAATAATGGTAGAAAATCTTATGGCAAGTTGGCAATCAATTCAGGATATTCTTGTGAGGCACTATAGCAGGCAGTTGCTTCATGAACTCTATAAG GTTTTTGGCTCTGCTGGTGTTATAGGTAATCCTATGGGTTTTGCCCGGAATGTTGGATTTGGTTTAAAGGACTTCATGTCTGCCTCAAGGAAAGGGAAATTGCAG AGTCCTGTTGACCTATTAAACGGTATTGCACAAGGTTCAAAAAATCTTATTGGAAATACAGTTTATGCAGTCAGTAGTGCCACTTCTCACTTTAGTAAAACTGCCTATAAG GGCCTTGTTGCATTTACATATGATGAGCAAGCCGCTTCCAAATTGGATGAACGGGAAAGACAGCTAGGTTTGCATGGGGAAGGCGTACTGAATGGGTTTCTTGAG GGTCTGACTGGGCTTCTCCAATCACCAATCAGaggtgctgagaaacatggtcttcctggGGTTATATCAG GTATAGCGATGGGAACAGCTGGGCTTGTGGCTAGGCCTATGGCCAGTATTCTTGAAGCCACAGGCAGAACTGCGCAGAGCATAAGAAACCGAAGCAATCCTCATGAATCCAACCGCTTGCGTGTCCGTTTCTCTAGGCCTGTTGCCAGAGATCGTCCTTTGTTCCCATACTCCTGGGAAGAAGCAATTGGAGTATCTCTGCTTCTCCAAGCTGATGGTGGCAGGCTGAAGGATGAGACATTTGTCATGTGCAAGACAGTCCGAGAGCCTGGAAAGTTCCTCGTGCTTACTGAGAAACTGCTCCTGTTAGTCTCGAGCCGGTACTTGGTGGATCTAGGGTCACCCCAGTTTGCCGGTGTTCCTCCTGACCCACAGTGGGTGATTGAAACTGAGATGAACCTCAAATCTATTGTTCATCTGGACAGAGCTCAGGAGGTAGTTAACATTGTTGGGAGCAACGGAGAAACATCTCCAAGGGACAAAAGAGGCAGATCAAGAGACATTCCCAGGAGCTCCGCCTTC